In one Leishmania panamensis strain MHOM/PA/94/PSC-1 chromosome 14 sequence genomic region, the following are encoded:
- a CDS encoding hypothetical protein (TriTrypDB/GeneDB-style sysID: LpmP.14.0860), with protein MLLTKEEVQTITLNAKSVHKYADQAFFPAEINKAGTHIGDQPFLNFFVRYHHRYAPEQYSWSRVRRVLLLEDVMAAHNSAMASVVTSPTIEWRSKTFWVCFAVETVQPRSPSSAASNDTVEEEIVTLPQLSNTPPTEDEVLAFCVASANQRPTEVYADGVLGEAPAAPAVNPATNGSLPQPAGGEAADQAPPPAALDPRLFVPTPRQVELLRQYKKQHLTHHQWTEDEIEESKMLRQRYCNTGVATAPVRTVAYLQHHRVEERKQQQQRRYMFGAASSAAATSQSAERNALRGSVVSTAAESTGGYAVTQRQRSPPSAVTSTSPFLPRSVLRAQNHQLHQASAASDLKQRIPADGTSSVLLLGDSASGFLSQVSVSHTPPPEEQAPTSMQSGSLSALSQHLSQLRAAEESFYQYISDESRSAYLNRLADLTKRNSETNKRNRRRGIANERRLERKGNLLVSCGLWITDDKERASKAEDYVKAQAGDSSSSKKNGESATAASAVAGGGASGDGADTAKSAEDVFVERFKAYYNAQRISFADCADSDLFASSSDADIGPLLQATAAPDADTEPDKPHLACSAGAATDALRPGRRPGRRLLPNRLRTEENSPALVQAQLVHRSTVRMAKRAREE; from the coding sequence ATGTTGCTCACCAAGGAAGAGGTGCAGACTATCACCCTCAACGCTAAGTCCGTGCACAAGTACGCGGATCAGGCGTTCTTCCCTGCAGAGATCAACAAAGCCGGCACACACATTGGCGATCAGCCGTTCCTCAACTTCTTTGTGcgctaccaccaccgctatGCGCCGGAGCAGTACTCGTGGTCACGCGTGCGTCGTGTCCTGCTGCTCGAAGACGTGATGGCGGCTCACAACTCTGCTATGGCGTCTGTTGTGACGTCCCCGACGATTGAGTGGCGCAGCAAGACATTTTGGGTCTGTTTCGCTGTGGAGACGGTGCAGCCACGGTCGCCCTCGTCGGCGGCCTCCAACGACacggtggaggaagagatagtgacgctgccgcagctgtcgAACACGCCTCCGACCGAGGATGAGGTTTTAGCCTTCTGTGTGGCCAGCGCAAATCAGCGGCCGACGGAGGTGTACGCGGATGGAGTGCTCGGTGAGGCAcccgcggcgccggcagTCAACCCGGCCACGAACGGCAGTCTGCCGCAACCGGCGGGTGGGGAGGCCGCCGAtcaggcgccaccgccggcggcacTCGACCCGCGCTTGTTTGTGCCGACGCCACGGCAAGTGGAGTTGCTTCGCCAGTACAAGAAGCAGCACCTGACGCATCATCAGTGGACCGAGGATGAGATTGAAGAGTCAAAgatgctgcggcagcggtacTGCAACACTGGGGTGGCGACGGCACCTGTGCGCACCGTCGCCtacctgcagcaccaccgcgttgaggagcgcaagcagcaacagcaacgaagGTATATGTTTGGGGCAGCctcgtctgccgctgccacgtcGCAGTCTGCCGAGAGAAACGCGCTGCGGGGGTCAGTAGTCAGCACGGCCGCGGAGAGTACCGGCGGCTACGCCGTGACGCAAAGGCAGCGCTCGCCACCCTCTGCAGTAACGTCAACATCGCCATTCCTGCCGCGGAGTGTGTTGCGTGCTCAGAACCACCAACTGCACCAAGCATCCGCCGCCTCGGACTTAAAGCAGCGCATTCCTGCGGACGGCACGTCCTCGGTGCTACTCCTCGGCGACAGTGCATCGGGGTTCCTCTCGCAAGTGTCCGTGTCGCACACACCGCCTCCCGAGGAGCAGGCGCCGACGAGTATGCAGTCTGGATCCTTGTCGGCGCTCTCCCAGCACTTGTCGCAGCTCCGCGCAGCCGAAGAGTCGTTCTATCAGTACATCAGTGATGAGTCCCGCAGCGCCTACTTGAACCGACTCGCCGATCTGACAAAGCGCAACAGCGAGACAAACAAGCGCAACCGTCGCCGTGGTATCGCGAATGAGCGACGGCTTGAACGAAAAGGCAATCTTCTGGTGTCGTGCGGCCTGTGGATCACTGATGACAAGGAGCGGGCGAGCAAGGCAGAGGACTACGTCAAGGCGCAGGCAGGCGACTCCAGCAGCTCTAAAAAGAACGGTGAGAGTGCCACGGCAGCTAGTGCTgtcgccggcggcggcgcttccGGCGACGGTGCGGACACTGCCAAGAGTGCTGAGGACGTGTTCGTGGAACGGTTCAAGGCGTACTACAATGCGCAGCGCATCTCCTTCGCAGACTGCGCCGACTCAGACCTGtttgccagcagcagtgacgcgGACATCGGCCCTCTTTTGcaggccaccgccgcacccgACGCCGACACAGAACCCGATAAGCCCCACCTGGCGTGCAGCGCCGGGGCCGCGACGGACGCGTTGCGACCCGGTCGGCGCCCGGGTCGGCGCCTTTTGCCTAACCGACTTCGCACCGAGGAGAACTCGCCTGCGCTGGTGCAAGCACAGCTGGTGCATCGCAGCACTGTGCGCATGGCAAAgcgtgcgagagaagagtga
- a CDS encoding protein phosphatase 2C-like protein (TriTrypDB/GeneDB-style sysID: LpmP.14.0870) has translation MLRKGRKGNNSSSAASGGAAPSRSALREVSIQQALAALPPAASRANLLYQCYDTSCAPSNAMFLSPSNAGGGDKQRPVGMTGALAAGAAAGKANHVRRGVSIAGFNGAQGHSSAQATALTRVTKQQQQQQPGSNGARGPPLPPAPVARGGESYANENKRLAISDPLPYSARQRQKDGNGGGGVNGYTTAHRKVVGTTRGGGEPHDTPDLNARRGSDSALYGETDTGRRRALSLPRTHEDVKEILPRLRPLREVGHSGSLSRLCSPPPRLLADHHDTATGDTLNTLRTIVGNSSMCVDDREKEKQREVLSAPPTSSTIIPSSYSPRPVGDQLRLLRRHSSQGSARGNNGMATRAAGGLFTLESVAGGTGDTSTASIETRRNVKRGAAAVAAAAVAQRGIGEMDSKSADDCSRTNVRRAPHSVEAEQRGRNDGETRGEASDSDKLFGSTQTLFSLRSGAERGNAMNAGAQPTPPPAPATVPSSRTRNRANSGPGGAESELPVYKFNVVLSSGRTTTVPISLIVGSGCVQGMRPTMEDAHFAVLNAAHVRGQPVSLLAVLDGHCGRRVADLGAKWLPHYVLHHAALGENNALALVESILQTDREIFHTLQAKSQLNEQHKAGRGIGRRRHDVEEEMFDEMASGTNGGSTLIAAAVCGRMLYVACLGDARAVLYDGHTTIAMSEDHKPGNTTESRRIAKCGGFVQFGRVCGILAVSRALGDFEFKFQPSSALDGKGEEKLSTNFPFGVLRDSDLKGSAAPPSPSHCRRFISNRDLMVSNIADVRQLHLTDASAFLLLACDGLWDVLSNEEATEFVRDFLCYTPDVCDPHILSGVKSRPSPDVVQRVLNNCCQKLAEFAVDRGSMDNVSVMVLFFHDVVDTVARFSGRVPSPARVGEGSSSASHQPHSLRDLGRSNSRNSAPSAFQLTNSQLKVRNGRIVAQR, from the coding sequence ATGCTCCGAAAAGGTCGAAaaggcaacaacagcagcagcgctgccagcggcggcgctgccccGTCGCGAAGCGCCTTGCGGGAGGTATCGATTCAGCAGGCCCTGGCGGCGTTGCCCCCTGCGGCGAGTCGCGCCAACCTGCTCTATCAGTGCTATGACACCTCGTGCGCTCCGAGTAACGCGATGTTTCTGTCTCCTTCGAACGCCGGCGGAGGTGACAAGCAGCGTCCCGTGGGTATGACGggcgctctcgctgctggtgcggcagctggcAAGGCCAACCACGTCAGGCGAGGCGTAAGCATTGCTGGCTTCAATGGAGCGCAGGGGCACAGTAGCGCGCAGGCGACGGCGCTAACGAGGGTcaccaagcagcagcagcagcaacagcctgGTAGCAACGGAGCGCGtgggccaccgctgccgccagcgccggtTGCCCGGGGAGGCGAGAGCTACGCTAATGAGAATAAGCGCCTCGCCATTTCAGACCCACTTCCCTACTCGGCACGACAACGGCAGAAagacggcaacggcggcggcggtgtcaaCGGCTACACCACAGCTCATCGTAAGGTTGTGGGTACCACACGGGGCGGAGGCGAGCCGCACGATACTCCTGACCTCAACGCTCGCAGGGGCAGCGATAGCGCACTGTACGGCGAGACTGACACGGGCCGCCGACGTGCCTTGTCGCTGCCACGGACACACGAAGACGTGAAAGAAATCCTGCCCCGGCTGCGTCCACTTCGCGAGGTTGGGCATAGTGGCAGCTTGAGCAGGCTCTGCagtccaccaccacggctTTTGGCCGACCACCACGACACAGCCACCGGTGACACGCTGAACACCTTGCGCACCATAgtgggcaacagcagcatgtgtgtggatgacagggaaaaggagaagcagcgcgaggTACTCAGCGCACCGCCGACGTCGTCGACAATAATTCCATCTAGCTACTCACCACGCCCGGTGGGAGATCAGCTGCGTCTACTCcgtcgccacagcagccaaGGAAGCGCGCGCGGAAACAACGGTATGGCGACCCGGGCTGCCGGCGGACTATTTACCTTGGAGAGCGTAGCTGGTGGCACTGGCGATACCAGTACCGCGTCGATCGAGACCCGGCGCAACGTGAAGCGTGGGGCGGCCGCAgtagccgcggcggcggtggcgcagcgtgGCATTGGTGAGATGGACAGCAAGTCGGCGGATGACTGCAGCAGGACCAATGTGAGGAGGGCGCCGCACAGCGTTGAGGCTGAGCAACGGGGGCGCAACGATGGTGAAACGCGAGGTGAGGCGTCTGACTCCGACAAACTGTTTGGCAGCACGCAGACGCTCTTCTCGCTGCGGTCAGGTGCGGAAAGAGGCAACGCCATGAATGCTGGCGCACAACCAAccccgccgccggcgccagcgACCGTTCCATCGTCGCGCACGCGCAACCGCGCCAACAGCGGACCGGGGGGCGCCGAAAGTGAGCTCCCTGTCTACAAGTTCAATGTcgtgctcagcagcggcaggacgACGACAGTCCCTATATCGCTTATCGTTGGCAGCGGCTGTGTGCAAGGGATGCGACCAACCATGGAGGATGCTCACTTCGCTGTGCTCAACGCAGCCCACGTTCGCGGTCAGCCGGTCTCGCTTCTTGCCGTGCTGGACGGCCACTGCGGACGGCGGGTGGCCGACCTCGGAGCCAAGTGGCTGCCTCACTACGTACTGCATCACGCCGCCCTTGGCGAGAATAACGCGCTGGCGCTTGTGGAGTCCATCCTGCAGACGGACCGTGAGATCTTCCACACTCTTCAGGCAAAGAGTCAGCTAAACGAGCAGCACAAGGCGGGCCGCGGCATCGGACGTCGACGCCacgacgtggaggaggaaatgTTCGACGAAATGGCGAGCGGGACGAACGGCGGGTCGACACTGATTGCAGCCGCCGTGTGTGGCCGGATGCTGTACGTGGCGTGCCTCGGCGACGCCCGAGCGGTGCTCTACGACGGACACACCACGATCGCCATGAGCGAAGATCACAAGCCTGGCAATACGACCGAGTCCCGTCGCATTGCCAAATGTGGCGGTTTCGTGCAGTTTGGCCGTGTGTGCGGTATTCTCGCGGTGAGCCGCGCCCTGGGCGATTTCGAGTTTAAGTTTCAGCCGTCGTCGGCGCTCGATGGGAAGGGCGAGGAGAAACTGTCGACGAACTTTCCGTTCGGCGTCCTCCGCGACAGCGACTTGAAGGggtcagctgcgccaccgtcgccctcgcactgccgccgcttcaTCTCGAATCGGGACTTGATGGTGAGCAACATAGCCGACGTCCGACAACTGCATCTTACTGacgcctccgccttcttACTCCTCGCCTGTGATGGGCTATGGGACGTGCTGAGTAACGAGGAGGCCACCGAGTTTGTGCGCGACTTTCTGTGCTACACACCGGACGTTTGCGACCCGCACATTCTCTCCGGGGTGAAGTCGCGCCCCTCCCCAGACGTGGTACAGCGTGTCCTTAATAACTGCTGTCAGAAGCTCGCTGAGTTCGCTGTGGATCGCGGCAGCATGGACAACGTCTCTGTGATGGTACTCTTCTTCCACGATGTCGTTGACACCGTCGCACGCTTCAGCGGACGGGTGCCGTCCCCAGCGAGGGTGGGTGAAGGCTCCAGTAGCGCTTCCCATCAGCCCCACTCTCTGCGCGACTTGGGCAGGTCCAATTCGCGCAACTCTGCACCGTCGGCCTTTCAGCTGACAAACAGCCAGCTGAAAGTGCGCAATGGCCGCATTGTCGCGCAGCGGTAG
- a CDS encoding hypothetical protein (TriTrypDB/GeneDB-style sysID: LpmP.14.0850) codes for MRFTYASSCYLVQLWARFGNPVVAVDRWRWSESGGEEGHGKGEQWVPTVEEACAEYHRVTVGVLQLRRQQLLDVVQLQQQCPVGESSAAPSPAARATRGDRKRWTGVTVDEGSSAVAECTSTTAALRQVPPFVASFDRYALLQHTAAAVLTDDPSAAPAPLRRVCSSATLKEGGPSMSLLPSQPSPPPIPPSSDGSSATLAATVSGDSGALALDVPLAPPLAGPTVTAQERLTAQVTPNSWFAHDAEVHRRSCLAQLLRQEQQMNVPYQLAANRYLALAASTALALQRAVFAFYSRDDEADLAEAPARKNEVDMRDSTDRAALREATVPPGSSSLALHPPGRPPRSAFTVQLQPLPSVDPAAWRTAEVTVRKAAAEVLGTVNSAFPAAGVASPSRHPSRPAATAVGSQKRARSATTAHVATSGRRRGRVAVAKSVEEGVAADVLAQRKGNGDSDDEVAGSEVPASSETGSEFSNDEQDHEGSVAGEDADERVKIEFMGEQRQRHPTRSSPRSTSSRLRLSVDTGTAHSQASHLPADATYAALQTYITDVLPFRCARLRGVVQAGWLLPAPPALPHTLTDPVEEEEVGAIDAQTRGNTTAENGPTSAFPLLSSSPQPEQGPVTGNTAAVAHSLNSALLAPILTEEEYQQLRKVNTASVCNRVVSHTDEAVLLSLPSTVSRLHREVEQELERYLYEDTSALMEVNPVAQSLVGAIRVAYTQNKLLHRIAARLEHVLDGLKKVSEECEEEAQAVSRRP; via the coding sequence ATGCGCTTCACGTACGCCTCGTCCTGTTACCTGGTGCAGCTCTGGGCACGGTTCGGCAACCCAGTCGTGGCAGTCGACCGCTGGCGGTGGTCAGAAagtggtggcgaggagggccACGGGAAGGGGGAGCAGTGGGTGCCGaccgtggaggaggcgtgcgccGAGTACCACCGTGTCACTGTCGGtgttctgcagctgcggcgacagcagtTGCTGGACGTTGTTcagctacagcagcagtgtccgGTGGGCGAGTcgtcagctgcgccgtcgcctgcagcgcgcgccaCGCGTGGGGACAGAAAGAGGTGGACGGGGGTCACGGTCGacgaaggcagcagcgctgtcgccgagTGTACTTCAACGACGGCGGCCCTACGTCAGGTGCCTCCTTTTGTGGCCTCCTTTGACCGCTACGCCCTTCTGCAGCacacggcagccgcagtACTGACAGATGACCccagcgcagctcctgcaccacTGCGGCGGGTGTGCAGCTCTGCTACACTTAAGGAAGGTGGACCTTCaatgtcgctgctgccgtcacagccgtcgccgccgccaatACCGCCATCGTCGGACGGATCTTCCGCCACTCTCGCTGCTACCGTATCTGGTGACTCGGGGGCACTTGCATTGGATGTCCCCCTTGCACCACCGTTGGCGGGACCCACAGTCACGGCCCAGGAGCGACTCACGGCGCAGGTGACGCCAAACTCCTGGTTCGCGCACGACGCTGAAGTGCACCGACGCTCCTGCCTGGCACAACTCCTgcggcaagagcagcagatgAATGTGCCATATCAACTGGCGGCCAACCGCTACCTCGCCTTGGCAGCGAGTACCgcactggcgctgcagcgcgctgtGTTTGCTTTTTACAGCCGCGACGATGAAGCCGACTTGGCGGAGGCGCCGGCGCGGAAGAACGAGGTGGACATGAGGGACTCGACTGACCGCGCTGCCCTCAGGGAGGCGACTGTACCTCCTGGTAGCAGCTCTCTCGCTCTACACCCGCCGGGTCGTCCACCTCGGAGCGCCTTCacagtgcagctgcagccgctgccaagTGTGGACCCGGCTGCGTGGCGGACAGCCGAGGTCACGGTgcgcaaagcagcggcagaggtgctcGGGACAGTGAACTCGGCCTTCccagctgctggtgtggcgTCGCCTTCGCGGCATCCGTCTCGGCCcgctgcgacagcggtggGATCGCAGAAGCGTGCGCGCAGTGCAACCACGGCGCACGTCGCTACGAGCGGCAGACGCAGAGGCCGCGTAGCGGTAGCCAAGAGCGTAGAAGAGGGTGTTGCAGCCGACGTGCTAGCGCAGCGCAAGggcaacggcgacagcgacgacgaggtTGCCGGCAGTGAGGTGCCCGCGTCTTCCGAAACTGGTAGTGAGTTCAGCAACGACGAGCAAGACCACGAGGGCAGCGTCGCAGGTGAGGACGCTGACGAGCGCGTGAAGATAGAATTCATGGgagaacagcggcagcgacaccccACGCGGTCTTCTCCAAGATCAACTTCATCGCGGCTGCGCCTCTCGGTTGACACTGGGACGGCCCATAGTCAAGCATCACACCTTCCAGCAGATGCCACATACGCAGCACTGCAGACATACATCACGGACGTACTACCCTTCCGCTGTGCTCGGCTGCGCGGCGTGGTGCAGGCCGGCTGGCTTCTTCCCGCGCCTCCCGCACTGCCGCATACCCTCACTGATCCcgttgaggaggaggaggtgggcgcCATCGATGCGCAGACACGAGGGAACACCACAGCAGAGAATGGGCCGACGTCCGCCTTCCCATTATTGTCATCCTCGCCACAGCCAGAGCAGGGACCCGTGACCGGCAACACGGCGGCGGTAGCACATTCCCTAAACTCAGCCCTGCTTGCCCCCATCTTAACAGAGGAGGAGTATCAGCAACTGCGGAAGGTGAACACGGCGAGTGTCTGCAACCGGGTCGTTAGCCACACTGATGAAgctgtccttctctccctgccgTCCACTGTATCGCGCCTGCATCGTgaggtggagcaggagctggagcggtACCTATACGAGGACACGTCAGCGCTGATGGAAGTGAACCCGGTCGCACAGTCGCTCGTCGGTGCCATTCGTGTGGCCTACACACAGAAcaagctgctgcatcgcatcGCAGCGCGACTCGAGCACGTTCTGGACGGACTGAAGAAGGTCAGCGAAGAatgtgaggaggaggcgcaggcggtgTCGCGCAGGCCTTAA